From Thermodesulfobacteriota bacterium, a single genomic window includes:
- a CDS encoding TMEM165/GDT1 family protein — MDYKIMLTTFGMVFLAELGDKTQLATFCLSADHSAKFSVFFGSAGALVLSSLIAVLCGVAFRSFAPTTYIKIGAGLFFITVGIWTLYSAVKACSV; from the coding sequence ATGGATTATAAAATAATGTTAACCACCTTCGGTATGGTCTTTTTAGCCGAACTGGGAGATAAAACTCAGCTTGCCACCTTCTGTCTTTCAGCAGATCACAGTGCAAAATTTTCAGTGTTTTTTGGTTCTGCGGGTGCACTGGTTTTAAGCTCTCTTATTGCTGTGCTTTGCGGTGTAGCGTTCCGCAGTTTTGCGCCAACAACTTACATCAAAATTGGCGCCGGCCTCTTTTTTATAACTGTTGGGATATGGACACTCTATTCTGCGGTTAAAGCTTGTTCAGTATAA
- a CDS encoding DUF294 nucleotidyltransferase-like domain-containing protein — protein sequence MNEQAFNYLSGMPHFSFLPKSELKKISDKSSFQSYPKDTLYAVQNKTKIDSIFVVEKGSFSLYEEKQGEKKLIGHIKPGEVFGGITLLMNGGISLRTVIVDNDCSGYLIPQEDFIDHCTRNKDFYEYFVKNFSKHIFDDSLSSIIETGQAKHFLSRLDPFSFLPSEETAQLAEKLTMVQHPKNTVLFVQERSRVGYLYILQKGSAERYYEENYNKTMREMLSEGDTYGGISMLVNDGISVRTFRVIEKSYFYLLPKKIFLDICSRYKAFTEYFTDTFGKRMLEKSYACIIAKTMQPEEEGLQFFNRTVASLHMKKPVFGNTTLSIRDAAEMMSRNKISSLFINTPNGDCTGVLTEKDLAKKVVATGYDTSKPVSDIMSTPVRTIPDQSLIFEALMKMMQEDIRHLAVTDADEKVTGIITNRDLLTAQGQSPVFLIREISAAGSMEEIINRHNKLPQQIRSLITGGAKAENLTRFITTVSSTILDKLIEFTIDALGPPPVEFVFMILGSEGRREQTLKTDQDNAIIYEDVPQKNEQEVKQYFLKFGEKVCGLLDQAGYAFCLGGVMAKNPKWCQPLSTWKNYFSNWIHAAEAEDLLQASIFFDFRTGYGNKYFIDSLHRHLFDSLEGWSGFFRHLTENALFFKPPLGFFKSFVVESKGKHRNALDIKSAMTPIVDFARIYALKNKIEETNTFERLRQLYMKKILSREEYEELERAYSFLLQLRLARQITSVIDEKAEPDNYIKPKALTHIEQKMLKEIFVRIEKFQSKLNFEFIGIA from the coding sequence ATGAATGAGCAAGCTTTTAATTATCTGTCAGGTATGCCCCATTTTTCTTTTTTGCCTAAAAGTGAATTAAAAAAAATTTCCGATAAGTCATCCTTCCAAAGCTATCCCAAAGATACTCTCTATGCAGTTCAAAATAAGACAAAGATAGACAGTATCTTTGTGGTGGAAAAGGGTTCCTTCTCTCTTTATGAAGAAAAACAGGGAGAAAAAAAATTAATCGGTCATATTAAGCCGGGAGAAGTGTTTGGAGGAATTACCCTGTTGATGAATGGAGGAATATCCTTAAGAACGGTCATCGTTGACAATGACTGCTCCGGCTACTTGATTCCCCAAGAGGATTTTATAGATCATTGCACCCGCAACAAAGACTTCTACGAATATTTTGTTAAAAACTTCAGTAAACACATTTTTGATGACTCCCTAAGTTCAATTATTGAAACAGGTCAGGCAAAACATTTCCTGTCACGCCTGGATCCGTTTTCCTTTCTTCCCTCAGAAGAAACTGCTCAACTAGCCGAAAAACTTACCATGGTACAGCATCCTAAAAATACGGTTTTATTCGTTCAGGAACGATCCAGAGTGGGATATCTGTATATTCTCCAAAAAGGTTCGGCGGAAAGATATTACGAAGAAAACTATAACAAAACCATGCGTGAGATGTTAAGCGAGGGAGACACTTACGGCGGGATATCCATGCTGGTAAATGACGGCATCTCGGTTAGAACTTTCAGGGTTATCGAAAAATCGTATTTTTATCTTCTGCCCAAAAAGATCTTTTTAGACATTTGCTCACGCTACAAAGCATTCACCGAATATTTTACCGATACTTTCGGTAAACGGATGCTGGAAAAATCGTATGCTTGCATTATTGCAAAAACAATGCAGCCTGAAGAAGAAGGCCTGCAATTTTTCAATCGCACTGTGGCAAGCCTTCATATGAAAAAGCCTGTTTTTGGGAACACAACTTTGTCGATTCGCGATGCAGCTGAAATGATGAGCCGGAATAAAATCAGTTCTCTTTTTATCAATACACCGAATGGCGATTGCACTGGAGTACTCACTGAAAAAGACCTGGCAAAAAAGGTGGTTGCCACTGGATATGATACCTCAAAGCCTGTTTCAGATATCATGTCCACCCCAGTGCGAACAATACCGGACCAGTCGCTTATTTTTGAAGCCCTTATGAAGATGATGCAGGAAGATATTCGGCATCTTGCGGTTACCGATGCTGATGAAAAAGTTACCGGAATTATTACCAACCGTGACCTGTTGACCGCCCAGGGCCAATCTCCTGTTTTCCTTATCCGGGAAATTTCAGCAGCAGGCAGCATGGAGGAAATCATCAACAGGCATAACAAGCTTCCCCAGCAAATCCGGAGCCTGATTACCGGAGGAGCGAAGGCGGAAAACTTAACCCGATTTATCACCACAGTGTCCAGCACAATTCTCGACAAACTGATAGAATTCACCATCGATGCACTGGGACCGCCGCCTGTTGAATTTGTGTTTATGATTTTAGGAAGCGAGGGCAGAAGGGAACAAACCCTTAAAACCGATCAGGATAACGCGATTATTTATGAAGATGTTCCCCAAAAGAATGAACAGGAGGTAAAACAGTATTTTCTTAAATTCGGTGAAAAAGTATGTGGTCTGCTCGACCAGGCGGGATATGCATTTTGCCTGGGTGGTGTAATGGCAAAAAACCCCAAATGGTGCCAGCCTTTGTCTACCTGGAAAAATTATTTTTCAAACTGGATCCATGCTGCCGAAGCTGAAGATTTGCTCCAGGCCAGTATTTTTTTTGACTTTCGCACAGGATACGGAAATAAGTACTTCATCGATTCGTTACACCGGCATCTTTTTGATTCTTTAGAGGGATGGTCGGGGTTTTTTCGCCATCTGACGGAGAACGCATTATTCTTCAAACCACCGCTTGGTTTTTTTAAAAGCTTTGTCGTTGAATCTAAAGGAAAACACCGCAATGCGTTGGATATTAAAAGCGCCATGACGCCCATCGTCGACTTTGCCAGAATTTATGCATTGAAAAATAAGATCGAAGAAACAAATACTTTTGAAAGACTGCGTCAGCTATACATGAAAAAGATTCTATCCAGGGAGGAATATGAAGAACTTGAAAGGGCGTACAGTTTTCTCCTGCAGCTCCGGTTAGCCCGCCAGATCACATCGGTCATTGATGAAAAGGCTGAACCCGACAACTATATAAAACCGAAAGCCCTAACCCATATTGAACAGAAGATGTTAAAGGAAATCTTCGTAAGAATCGAAAAATTTCAGTCAAAGCTGAATTTTGAGTTCATCGGCATTGCCTAA
- a CDS encoding enoyl-CoA hydratase, which translates to MKYKEILFATEGEIAFLTLNRPEKINALSKQMIGEIIHALSAVSADESVKVIILKAAGRHFCAGHYMKEMISDGIKEYKFIFDQCTKMMQMIHEIPQPVIAQVQGVATAAGCQLAAWCDLIVAEEGAKFSTPGVKIGLFCTTPMVAITRAIGRKAAMEMLLTGRYFSAQEAKELGLINKVVSYQDLDQETRKMAGQIAESSRFVLAIGKQGFYAQADQTDDKALDYAKHTITMNLMAEDAQNGIKAFIEKNVPRWKNR; encoded by the coding sequence ATGAAATATAAAGAAATTCTGTTTGCTACTGAAGGAGAAATAGCATTTTTAACATTAAACCGCCCTGAAAAAATCAATGCATTATCTAAGCAAATGATTGGGGAAATAATACATGCTTTATCTGCGGTATCTGCAGATGAATCCGTTAAAGTCATTATTCTTAAAGCTGCTGGAAGGCATTTTTGCGCCGGGCATTATATGAAAGAAATGATCAGTGACGGCATAAAGGAATACAAGTTTATCTTTGATCAATGTACCAAGATGATGCAGATGATTCATGAAATTCCACAGCCCGTGATTGCCCAGGTGCAGGGAGTGGCCACTGCTGCCGGGTGCCAGCTGGCAGCCTGGTGTGATCTTATTGTAGCCGAGGAGGGGGCCAAGTTTTCCACTCCAGGGGTAAAAATTGGTCTTTTTTGTACCACGCCCATGGTGGCAATTACACGGGCAATCGGCAGAAAAGCAGCAATGGAAATGCTTTTGACCGGGCGTTATTTTTCAGCACAGGAAGCAAAAGAACTGGGTTTGATTAACAAAGTGGTCAGCTACCAGGACTTAGACCAAGAGACTCGAAAGATGGCAGGTCAGATTGCCGAATCAAGCAGGTTTGTGTTAGCAATCGGCAAGCAGGGTTTTTATGCGCAGGCAGACCAGACGGATGATAAAGCCCTTGATTATGCCAAACATACCATCACCATGAATTTAATGGCCGAGGATGCCCAAAACGGTATTAAAGCCTTTATTGAAAAAAATGTACCGAGGTGGAAAAATCGGTAG
- a CDS encoding radical SAM protein — MHYEGNIIRPPSEANSILLQVTVGCSRNKCTFCGTYRGERFKIKPDSLIMQDIAFAANYSKRQRRVFLCDGDVLIIPQKRLIKILKEIEKQLPWVTRVGVYANAKSLNMKSPDELKELKAHGLGIAYMGLETGDDVTLKNINKGATSQHMIDMGKKARAAGIKLSITVLLGIAGKERSKVHARETGRVLSAIDPEYVGALSLMLIPGTPLCNDYESGKFLLPDPDQMLEELRIMIAHTNLSRGLFHANHASNYLPIRARLPKDKEATLELIDEALAGRIELKPEYLRAL; from the coding sequence ATGCATTATGAAGGAAACATTATAAGGCCGCCCAGCGAGGCAAACAGCATTTTGTTGCAGGTGACTGTGGGGTGCTCACGTAATAAGTGTACATTTTGCGGAACCTACAGAGGTGAACGCTTTAAAATAAAACCCGACTCTCTTATTATGCAAGATATTGCTTTTGCGGCCAATTATTCCAAGCGTCAACGCAGGGTCTTTCTGTGCGATGGAGATGTGCTGATCATCCCCCAAAAAAGACTGATTAAAATTCTTAAGGAAATTGAAAAGCAGCTTCCCTGGGTCACCCGGGTCGGTGTTTATGCCAATGCAAAAAGCTTGAATATGAAAAGCCCTGATGAACTAAAGGAGCTTAAAGCACACGGGCTTGGTATCGCTTATATGGGTCTTGAAACAGGCGATGACGTCACCTTAAAAAATATAAACAAAGGTGCGACCTCACAGCATATGATTGATATGGGGAAAAAGGCCAGAGCAGCCGGAATCAAGCTTTCAATTACAGTTCTTCTGGGAATTGCAGGGAAAGAGCGCTCTAAGGTACATGCCAGAGAAACCGGAAGGGTTCTTTCAGCCATAGATCCTGAATATGTGGGTGCCTTAAGTTTAATGCTCATACCCGGCACCCCTTTATGCAATGACTATGAATCCGGCAAGTTTTTACTCCCTGATCCCGATCAAATGCTTGAAGAGCTGAGAATCATGATTGCGCATACCAACCTTTCAAGGGGACTATTCCATGCGAACCACGCTTCGAATTACCTTCCCATACGGGCGAGACTGCCAAAGGATAAAGAAGCTACGTTGGAACTGATCGACGAAGCCCTTGCAGGCAGGATAGAGCTGAAACCCGAATATTTAAGAGCGCTTTAA
- a CDS encoding O-acetyl-ADP-ribose deacetylase yields the protein MKKELLQKIEVKQGDITKLKVDAIVNAANQSLLGGGGVDGAIHRAAGPELLKECRIIGRCPIGEARITSGYDLFARYVIHTVGPVYSGKPKDSRLLAQCYLNSLKLGVDHHVRSIAFPAISCGVYGYPVKDACRIAVDTTSGFLDKNRSIEKVMFVLFSAENLKIYEAYLSKA from the coding sequence AGGTCAAACAAGGAGATATCACTAAACTCAAGGTCGATGCCATTGTGAACGCCGCTAACCAATCTCTTCTTGGAGGCGGCGGTGTCGATGGAGCAATCCATCGAGCGGCAGGGCCTGAGCTGCTGAAAGAATGCAGGATTATTGGAAGATGCCCAATAGGAGAGGCAAGGATAACGAGCGGGTATGATCTTTTTGCCAGATATGTGATCCATACCGTTGGCCCGGTTTACAGCGGAAAGCCTAAAGACAGCCGCCTGCTGGCACAATGCTACCTAAACAGTTTGAAGCTTGGAGTAGATCATCATGTTAGATCCATTGCATTTCCGGCCATCAGTTGTGGAGTATATGGCTATCCGGTAAAAGATGCATGCCGGATTGCAGTGGATACCACATCCGGCTTTCTCGATAAAAACAGGTCCATTGAAAAGGTCATGTTTGTCCTTTTTTCCGCGGAAAATTTAAAAATTTATGAGGCTTACCTGTCGAAAGCCTAA
- a CDS encoding IscA/HesB family protein, with protein MVEVTESATKQIAEYFDGKEISPIRIFLNEGGUGGPSLAMALDEPKDSDEVYEIEGFKYIADKDFMEKAKPVKIDFTSYGFKLSSNIDFGSSCSGCSTSGSCCS; from the coding sequence ATGGTTGAGGTAACAGAATCGGCTACGAAACAGATTGCCGAGTATTTTGATGGGAAGGAAATATCCCCCATACGGATTTTCTTGAACGAAGGCGGTTGAGGGGGGCCTTCTCTGGCAATGGCTCTGGATGAGCCAAAAGACAGTGATGAAGTTTATGAAATTGAAGGATTCAAATATATTGCTGATAAAGATTTCATGGAAAAAGCAAAACCGGTAAAAATTGATTTTACCTCATACGGCTTTAAACTTTCCAGCAATATCGATTTTGGTTCAAGCTGTTCAGGCTGTTCTACTAGCGGTTCCTGCTGCAGCTAG
- a CDS encoding transglycosylase SLT domain-containing protein produces the protein MRKVILVFSVFLISTSFVLAETSLEPSYFPSLISSIRIKTPLSFCDEEVPLDNREVLERLEKEILITLSDRTQVILWIKRSNRYMPYIEEILKENNLPGDLKYVAIIESALRPHAGSRKGAIGFWQFMKETGLNYGLIIDKYKDERRNIFASTKAAVNYFRALYADLGSWTLSAAAYNMGEDKLKSEIQEQKVSNYYKLYLSIETQRYILRIIAAKLILSDLEKYGFILNESDLYPPLQFDRIDLTLSQRVPIHIIAQSAGTYFKAIKDLNPELRGHYICEGAHSILVPKGSAVDFHPRFEKNFAAWSSENNERTYLVKKGDHLTAIAERFNVSLQDLLIWNNLKLKNHIHPGDRLTVYLDEKQQGKEIKK, from the coding sequence ATGCGAAAAGTAATACTTGTTTTTTCTGTTTTCCTTATCAGTACTTCCTTTGTGCTTGCCGAAACGAGCCTTGAACCCTCTTATTTTCCTTCACTGATTTCCAGTATCCGAATCAAGACCCCTTTATCTTTCTGCGATGAAGAGGTTCCGCTGGATAACAGGGAGGTCCTGGAGCGACTTGAAAAAGAAATTTTAATTACACTTTCCGACCGGACTCAGGTCATTCTTTGGATAAAGCGATCCAACAGATATATGCCGTATATCGAAGAAATATTGAAGGAAAATAATTTGCCTGGCGATCTTAAATATGTCGCTATTATTGAGAGCGCCTTAAGACCCCATGCCGGTTCACGGAAAGGGGCTATCGGATTCTGGCAGTTTATGAAGGAAACGGGTCTCAACTACGGTTTGATCATTGACAAATACAAGGATGAACGCAGAAACATTTTTGCTTCCACAAAAGCGGCCGTTAACTACTTCAGGGCACTTTATGCCGATCTTGGTTCATGGACACTATCTGCCGCAGCTTATAACATGGGTGAGGATAAACTAAAATCGGAAATACAGGAGCAAAAAGTCAGTAACTATTACAAGCTATACCTTTCCATCGAAACCCAAAGGTATATTCTCAGGATCATTGCTGCCAAGCTAATCTTATCCGATCTTGAAAAATACGGGTTTATATTAAATGAGAGCGATCTTTACCCCCCGCTGCAATTCGATCGTATTGACCTGACATTATCCCAAAGAGTTCCCATCCATATCATTGCCCAGTCCGCAGGAACATATTTTAAAGCCATAAAGGATCTAAACCCTGAACTCAGGGGACATTATATCTGCGAAGGCGCTCACTCAATTCTGGTGCCTAAAGGCAGCGCGGTGGATTTTCATCCAAGATTTGAAAAAAATTTTGCAGCGTGGTCATCAGAAAATAACGAACGTACTTATTTAGTAAAAAAGGGTGATCATCTGACTGCAATTGCCGAGCGATTTAACGTTTCTTTGCAAGACCTTCTTATATGGAATAATCTGAAACTTAAAAATCACATACATCCGGGAGATCGGCTGACTGTTTACCTGGATGAAAAACAGCAGGGTAAAGAGATTAAAAAATAA
- the tkt gene encoding transketolase, whose translation MNEGLSAGQEKIDQLCINTIRTLSIDAVQTANSGHPGAPMGLAPAAYVLWTKILRHNPQNPDWPDRDRFVLSGGHASMLLYSLLHLTGYDLNLDDLKNFRQWESKTPGHPEYAHTPGVETTTGPLGQGFANAVGMALAEQYLATFFNREDAEIIDHYTYMFCGDGDMMEGISSEAASLAGHLGLSKLICIYDNNKISIEGGTNIAFTEDVALRFKAYNWHVLKVDDGNDIVSIKNALEESKAETKRPSLILLSTQIAFGSPNKQGSADAHGAPLGEEEVRLTKERLGFPVDDSFHVPEEVYAFCRKSVERGKATQAQWQKKFNAYQTEYPDLAAQWTHAIKGNLPAQWDSVLPQFKPADGPIATRAASGKVLNAIAEKMPLLLGGSADLAPSNKTVIDSSSDFQKNNYNGRNIRFGVREHAMGGIMNGISLHGSLKPYGGTFLVFADYMRSPIRLAALMKLPVIYVFTHDSIAVGEDGPTHQPVEQIASLRAIPGLTVIRPADAPETAEAWRLAVKNSDGPVALILSRQKLPILDRSKYAAADGLAKGAYILTDSAQKPEIILLATGSEVSITLEAGKELMGKGIQTRVVSMPSWELFEKTSQEYKDMVLLPDVTARIGVEAGISMGWERYVTGAGKTIDMAGFGASAPGGTLLEKFGFTSENIVQTARKLLDR comes from the coding sequence ATGAATGAAGGCTTGTCAGCCGGCCAGGAAAAAATAGACCAACTCTGCATAAATACGATCCGTACCCTTTCCATTGATGCGGTACAAACAGCCAACTCCGGACATCCCGGAGCGCCAATGGGGCTTGCTCCTGCTGCGTATGTCCTGTGGACCAAGATTTTAAGGCACAATCCACAAAATCCCGACTGGCCGGACAGGGATCGATTTGTCCTCTCAGGGGGGCATGCCTCCATGCTTCTTTACAGCCTTCTGCATCTTACCGGATATGATCTCAACCTTGATGATTTGAAAAATTTCAGGCAATGGGAAAGCAAAACCCCGGGACACCCGGAATATGCGCATACTCCAGGAGTGGAAACCACCACCGGACCCCTTGGACAGGGATTTGCCAATGCGGTGGGTATGGCGTTGGCCGAACAGTACCTTGCAACCTTTTTCAACCGAGAAGATGCTGAAATCATAGACCACTATACCTATATGTTTTGTGGAGACGGAGATATGATGGAAGGAATCTCATCCGAGGCCGCATCCCTGGCCGGACACCTGGGGCTGTCCAAGCTGATTTGTATTTACGATAACAATAAGATTTCCATTGAAGGTGGTACGAACATCGCCTTTACGGAAGATGTGGCCCTTCGATTTAAAGCTTACAACTGGCATGTGCTAAAGGTCGATGACGGCAATGACATTGTTTCCATTAAAAATGCTCTCGAAGAATCAAAGGCGGAAACAAAAAGGCCTTCCCTAATTTTGCTTAGCACCCAGATCGCTTTTGGCAGTCCCAACAAACAGGGCTCGGCCGATGCCCACGGCGCTCCGCTGGGTGAAGAAGAGGTCCGTCTGACTAAGGAACGCCTGGGATTTCCCGTTGATGATTCTTTCCATGTGCCAGAGGAAGTTTACGCTTTCTGTCGAAAGAGTGTAGAAAGGGGAAAGGCGACCCAGGCACAATGGCAGAAGAAATTTAATGCCTATCAAACCGAGTATCCCGACCTTGCCGCCCAATGGACCCATGCAATAAAAGGTAACCTCCCTGCGCAATGGGACTCTGTTTTGCCTCAATTTAAACCTGCTGACGGCCCAATTGCCACCCGAGCTGCATCGGGCAAAGTATTAAATGCAATTGCCGAAAAAATGCCTCTCCTTTTGGGAGGCTCAGCTGATCTCGCCCCGTCTAACAAGACCGTTATCGATTCTTCCTCCGATTTTCAAAAAAATAACTACAATGGACGAAACATCCGCTTTGGTGTACGTGAACATGCAATGGGCGGAATCATGAACGGTATCAGCCTTCATGGGAGCCTTAAGCCTTACGGGGGTACTTTTCTCGTCTTTGCCGATTACATGCGTTCTCCCATACGCCTTGCCGCGCTTATGAAGCTTCCCGTGATCTATGTATTTACCCACGACAGTATCGCAGTGGGGGAAGACGGGCCGACCCACCAACCAGTTGAACAGATAGCCTCCCTGCGTGCCATACCGGGACTGACGGTTATCCGCCCGGCAGATGCTCCTGAAACAGCCGAAGCCTGGCGGCTGGCTGTCAAAAATTCGGACGGCCCCGTTGCACTGATCTTAAGTCGTCAAAAACTTCCCATACTGGACAGAAGCAAATATGCTGCTGCTGACGGGCTGGCAAAAGGCGCCTATATTCTGACCGATTCGGCCCAAAAACCTGAAATTATCCTCCTCGCCACCGGATCAGAAGTGTCGATCACCCTTGAAGCAGGGAAGGAGCTTATGGGAAAGGGCATTCAGACCCGGGTGGTGAGTATGCCAAGCTGGGAATTGTTTGAAAAAACATCGCAGGAATACAAAGACATGGTTCTCCTGCCCGATGTCACTGCTCGAATTGGTGTAGAAGCAGGTATTTCCATGGGATGGGAACGATATGTCACCGGCGCAGGGAAAACCATCGATATGGCTGGATTTGGCGCTTCAGCACCCGGAGGAACTCTGTTGGAAAAATTCGGCTTTACATCAGAAAATATCGTGCAAACAGCTAGGAAACTTTTGGATCGCTAA
- a CDS encoding lysoplasmalogenase: MLRNLLIFVAVSLLVALVGAESTGNNWLVLMFKTPLSILFVIIAVTQPKSLPRYFKLVLIGLIFGLMGDVCLALPGLTAFRVGLVAFLAGHVLYIGAFTILTRCVYWINPVNILVTAISGCIYLWLLPHLGNMLVPVTFYIVVISLMVAGAWAVFRNPEVPRLGAWLILAGAMSFYVSDIFVAHQRFVMEHFYNRLIGLPLYYTAQFLLAFSVGLVKRSER; this comes from the coding sequence ATGCTTAGGAATCTGTTGATCTTTGTCGCGGTCAGCCTTCTGGTTGCCCTTGTGGGGGCGGAGAGTACCGGAAACAACTGGTTGGTGTTGATGTTCAAGACGCCACTTTCTATTCTATTCGTAATCATCGCGGTGACCCAACCCAAGAGCTTACCCAGATATTTCAAATTGGTTCTTATAGGACTTATTTTCGGACTTATGGGAGATGTGTGTCTGGCTTTGCCAGGGTTGACCGCTTTCAGAGTCGGGCTGGTGGCCTTTCTTGCGGGTCATGTACTATATATTGGTGCGTTTACTATCCTTACCCGGTGCGTGTACTGGATCAATCCGGTTAACATCCTGGTCACCGCGATCAGTGGATGCATTTACCTGTGGCTTTTACCCCATTTGGGAAATATGCTCGTGCCGGTTACATTCTATATTGTGGTGATTTCCCTGATGGTGGCCGGTGCGTGGGCGGTGTTTCGCAACCCCGAAGTTCCAAGGTTGGGCGCCTGGCTTATCTTGGCGGGCGCAATGTCTTTCTATGTTTCAGATATATTCGTGGCGCATCAGCGATTCGTCATGGAGCATTTTTATAATCGCCTCATCGGGCTTCCGTTATATTACACCGCCCAATTTTTACTGGCATTTTCAGTGGGACTGGTAAAAAGATCGGAGAGGTAA
- a CDS encoding diadenylate cyclase translates to MPTLRDFADILFLTFVAYHLYIWFKETRALRVLIGLLVLGAIYSLAKMWGFFLTTRVFQVLWQVLLILLLILFQSEIRQVLEKVSPLRYLRSRKRNFHGVFLKDLVGTVFELADEKTGALIVLVRNDNPDEFLHAGHTIMALPEPSLIKSIFSHLSPAHDGAAVISQDRLTKMGCILPLSEKKGIPEQYGTRHRAALGLSEKTDVVCLVVSEERSEVSTVADGEIQTWQKPELLAEKLKDWLGITKSPSVTPKEILSAVFIKNWRAKLGAMAMVSIAWLILASQQEVKISITAQVKHVNIPSELVLDKHSAKTVSLGLSGSRNSIKSLKEQDVRVYVDLKKLSSGTHQIRLFAKNIDLPLGVNINHVTPKNIRVILNRQQEKIH, encoded by the coding sequence GTGCCAACGTTACGTGATTTCGCAGACATTCTTTTTCTTACCTTTGTTGCTTACCATCTGTATATCTGGTTTAAAGAAACTCGTGCACTTCGAGTCCTTATCGGTCTCTTGGTACTTGGAGCGATTTATTCCCTGGCAAAGATGTGGGGGTTTTTTCTCACCACCCGTGTTTTTCAAGTTCTATGGCAGGTACTGTTAATCCTTTTACTGATACTGTTTCAGTCCGAAATTAGGCAGGTATTAGAAAAGGTCAGCCCCCTTCGTTATCTTAGATCCAGAAAACGCAACTTTCACGGTGTTTTTTTAAAGGATCTTGTTGGAACAGTTTTTGAACTGGCCGATGAAAAAACAGGTGCCCTGATCGTGCTGGTCAGGAATGACAACCCTGATGAATTTCTTCATGCGGGCCATACCATAATGGCTCTTCCAGAGCCTTCATTAATTAAAAGTATCTTCAGCCATCTTTCTCCCGCACATGATGGCGCTGCGGTCATTTCTCAAGATCGACTTACAAAAATGGGCTGTATTCTTCCCTTGTCGGAAAAAAAGGGGATTCCGGAACAATATGGCACCCGTCATCGAGCTGCGCTGGGCCTTTCAGAAAAGACAGATGTGGTTTGCCTGGTGGTGTCCGAAGAACGGTCCGAAGTGTCTACAGTGGCGGATGGTGAAATCCAAACTTGGCAAAAGCCGGAGCTTTTGGCTGAAAAGCTTAAAGATTGGCTGGGGATTACTAAAAGCCCCTCGGTGACGCCAAAAGAAATTTTAAGTGCGGTTTTTATCAAAAACTGGAGGGCGAAACTTGGCGCCATGGCTATGGTGTCAATCGCATGGCTGATTCTTGCAAGTCAGCAGGAAGTTAAAATCAGTATTACCGCTCAGGTAAAGCATGTGAATATCCCTTCTGAACTTGTTCTGGATAAACACTCTGCTAAAACAGTCAGCCTGGGTCTTTCCGGAAGCAGGAACAGCATAAAGTCGCTTAAGGAACAGGATGTCCGGGTTTATGTAGATCTTAAAAAATTATCTTCCGGGACTCACCAGATCAGGTTGTTTGCAAAAAATATTGATTTGCCTCTGGGTGTGAATATTAATCATGTAACGCCTAAAAATATCAGGGTTATTTTAAATCGCCAGCAAGAGAAAATTCATTAA
- a CDS encoding HNH endonuclease, producing the protein MKPFAFDLDEADIKRQRHKARQLRESQWWKRCLAKGICHYCKRPTPAKELTMDHIVPVSRGGKSTKGNVVPACKECNNKKKQLLPIEWDEYLKS; encoded by the coding sequence ATGAAACCTTTTGCATTCGACCTTGATGAAGCGGACATAAAAAGGCAGCGCCATAAAGCAAGACAGCTCAGAGAGTCCCAGTGGTGGAAGCGGTGTCTGGCAAAAGGTATATGCCATTACTGCAAACGCCCGACCCCTGCCAAAGAATTGACCATGGACCATATCGTTCCTGTTTCACGCGGTGGGAAAAGTACCAAGGGTAATGTGGTCCCTGCCTGTAAAGAATGTAACAATAAAAAAAAGCAGCTCCTTCCCATAGAGTGGGATGAATACCTGAAAAGCTGA